From one Dehalococcoidales bacterium genomic stretch:
- a CDS encoding N-acetylneuraminate synthase family protein, giving the protein MEGEIVSKEGVYVSAEIGVNWLGKWNILEQMVDESAYAGADAVKLQMFCSEEVKGHPAYDLLKKMVLSAYDVETICERAHKKNIDVVVTPMNPSAVDMLKDTKIDGVKIRAKDWLRTDIVEPAMALGKPTYISVPYENGVINKPAEVSDEDFRRGYMRTRARNTYHVMCIPKYPPKLEDLTLYVSSQVDGYSNHYPDWTIPLMAGYGKMAHDAARPSSVRRRFYLEVHVMADITPPPGPLDRDVSIYFSDLKKLVDALNKGEKAVG; this is encoded by the coding sequence ATAGTGTCTAAGGAGGGAGTTTATGTAAGCGCCGAAATCGGTGTGAATTGGTTGGGAAAGTGGAACATTCTAGAGCAAATGGTGGATGAATCAGCATACGCTGGCGCAGATGCGGTCAAGCTCCAGATGTTCTGCTCTGAGGAGGTCAAGGGCCATCCAGCCTACGACCTGCTGAAGAAGATGGTCCTTAGTGCATACGATGTCGAGACCATATGCGAACGAGCGCACAAGAAGAATATAGATGTGGTGGTCACGCCCATGAACCCTTCTGCGGTCGACATGCTCAAGGACACAAAGATAGATGGGGTCAAAATCAGGGCTAAGGATTGGCTACGAACCGACATCGTGGAGCCTGCCATGGCATTGGGCAAGCCGACGTACATCTCTGTGCCCTATGAGAACGGGGTCATCAATAAGCCTGCTGAGGTGAGCGATGAGGATTTCCGCAGAGGCTACATGCGCACACGAGCGAGAAACACGTACCACGTCATGTGCATCCCCAAGTACCCGCCTAAATTGGAGGATTTGACACTATACGTCAGCTCTCAGGTCGACGGGTACAGCAACCATTACCCGGACTGGACCATTCCACTCATGGCCGGTTATGGCAAGATGGCCCATGATGCTGCGAGGCCCAGCAGTGTGCGGAGACGGTTCTACTTAGAGGTCCATGTCATGGCCGATATAACTCCCCCACCTGGTCCGCTGGATAGGGACGTATCCATCTACTTCAGCGATTTGAAGAAGTTGGTGGATGCTTTGAACAAAGGGGAGAAGGCGGTGGGATAA